One genomic segment of Candidatus Woesearchaeota archaeon includes these proteins:
- a CDS encoding 50S ribosomal protein L3, with translation MKKRNPRHGSMQFWPRVKAKKPHARIRSWTKQKKGVLGFAGYKIGMTHLMITDNKPTSQSKGKKIFCPASLIECPSIKVAAVNFYKKSRAVLRISSQIMAQNLDKELKSKMSLPKKQKNLEFPEFDDLRLLVYTQPRLTGVGKKKPEVFEMEIGGSKEEKSSYAKEKLGKEISIEEVFQEGEQIDVHAVTKGRGFTGPVKRFGITLKSHKSEKNRRNPGSLGGWTSQGHVMYRIAHAGQHGFHQRTEYNKHLLKIGKDAKEVQEKGGFLGYGLVKNPYIIIKGSVPGSRKRLVKLTHAIRPDKLIPKEPPVIDYISKESKQ, from the coding sequence ATGAAAAAAAGAAACCCAAGACATGGAAGTATGCAGTTCTGGCCTAGGGTAAAGGCTAAAAAGCCCCATGCTAGGATCAGAAGCTGGACTAAGCAAAAAAAAGGTGTGCTCGGCTTTGCCGGCTACAAAATAGGCATGACGCACTTGATGATAACAGACAACAAGCCCACATCGCAGTCAAAAGGAAAAAAAATTTTTTGCCCCGCTTCTCTCATAGAATGCCCCTCCATAAAAGTCGCTGCTGTCAATTTCTATAAAAAAAGCCGGGCAGTATTAAGGATTTCCTCGCAAATAATGGCACAAAATCTTGACAAAGAGCTGAAAAGTAAGATGTCCCTGCCGAAAAAGCAAAAAAATCTTGAGTTTCCTGAATTCGATGATCTCAGGCTTCTGGTTTACACCCAGCCCAGGCTTACAGGGGTAGGAAAGAAAAAGCCAGAGGTTTTTGAAATGGAAATAGGCGGCAGCAAAGAAGAAAAGTCAAGCTATGCCAAAGAAAAACTGGGAAAAGAGATAAGTATAGAGGAAGTTTTCCAGGAAGGCGAACAAATAGATGTTCATGCAGTTACAAAAGGCCGCGGATTCACAGGACCCGTGAAAAGGTTCGGAATCACCCTTAAATCGCACAAGTCAGAAAAGAACAGAAGAAACCCCGGCTCATTAGGGGGCTGGACCTCCCAAGGCCATGTAATGTACAGGATTGCGCACGCCGGGCAGCATGGCTTCCATCAGAGAACTGAATACAACAAGCATCTTCTGAAAATAGGAAAGGATGCGAAAGAGGTTCAGGAAAAAGGCGGCTTCCTGGGATACGGTCTTGTGAAAAATCCCTATATCATAATAAAAGGGTCTGTACCAGGCTCTAGAAAAAGGCTGGTAAAGCTTACCCACGCAATAAGGCCTGATAAGCTTATCCCTAAAGAGCCCCCTGTCATAGATTACATTAGCAAAGAGTCAAAACAATGA
- a CDS encoding 50S ribosomal protein L4, whose translation MKLEIISGNKEKKGSIDMPEQFSEHIRKDIIKKAFEAESAGKRQPYGASPEAGFRHSTFASKRRHNYRGTYGIGQSRTPRKILSRSGERMNWEGAFAPQTVGGRRAHPPKAKKMWKKKINKKERNLAIRSAMAATLSRELAEKRGHVLPEEYPFIINDSICGLTRTRQLKEFLDGIDFGSELQRAKEKKVRAGKGKSRGRKYKRKKSLLIIVEGSCPLISSGKNMPGIDIIDVKDLDVSVLAPGAVPGRLTLWTSKAVQKIAKDNLFI comes from the coding sequence ATGAAGCTCGAAATAATATCAGGGAATAAGGAAAAGAAAGGCAGTATCGATATGCCTGAACAATTTTCCGAACATATAAGAAAAGATATTATAAAAAAGGCATTTGAGGCCGAATCCGCAGGTAAAAGGCAGCCTTATGGGGCATCTCCTGAAGCAGGGTTTAGGCACTCAACATTTGCATCCAAAAGAAGGCATAACTATCGCGGCACATACGGCATTGGCCAGTCAAGAACGCCCAGGAAAATACTGTCAAGGTCAGGAGAAAGGATGAACTGGGAGGGTGCATTTGCTCCCCAGACTGTGGGCGGAAGGAGGGCTCACCCTCCCAAAGCAAAAAAGATGTGGAAAAAGAAAATAAATAAGAAAGAAAGGAATCTTGCAATTAGAAGTGCTATGGCAGCAACGCTCTCCAGAGAACTAGCAGAAAAAAGAGGCCATGTGCTTCCTGAAGAATACCCTTTTATTATCAACGATTCAATATGCGGCTTAACCAGGACTAGACAGCTAAAGGAATTCCTTGATGGCATTGATTTCGGAAGTGAACTGCAGAGAGCCAAAGAAAAAAAGGTCAGAGCAGGAAAAGGAAAATCAAGGGGAAGAAAATATAAGAGAAAAAAATCTCTTTTGATAATCGTAGAGGGCAGCTGTCCGCTGATAAGCTCTGGTAAAAATATGCCGGGGATAGATATTATTGATGTGAAAGACTTGGATGTTAGTGTCTTGGCACCCGGAGCAGTTCCTGGAAGGCTCACATTATGGACAAGTAAGGCAGTACAAAAAATAGCTAAAGACAACCTGTTTATTTAA
- a CDS encoding 50S ribosomal protein L23, translating to MKSSKIIKYPLSTEKSIRLMESENKLIFVVADSAKRAEVKKAVEGLFKAKVDKVNLLTNMKGQKRAYIKFSDETPAIDIATQLGLM from the coding sequence ATGAAATCCTCAAAAATCATAAAATACCCATTATCCACCGAAAAATCAATAAGGCTGATGGAATCAGAAAATAAATTGATATTTGTAGTTGCTGATAGCGCAAAAAGGGCTGAAGTTAAAAAGGCTGTCGAAGGTCTCTTTAAAGCCAAAGTAGATAAAGTCAACCTGCTGACTAACATGAAAGGCCAGAAAAGGGCTTATATAAAATTTAGCGATGAAACTCCCGCAATAGATATTGCAACTCAACTGGGGCTTATGTAG
- a CDS encoding 50S ribosomal protein L2, translated as MGKNLIQQKRGKGSPTYRAPSFRYAGEARYPKADQKAEGRIIDIVHSQGHSAPLMVVKYGQEYCLNIAPEGIKVGQSISYGSGSEIKEGNSLELNDIPEGTPIFNIESRPGDGGKFVRSSGASARVISKTKDKVVVRLPSKRQKEFSARCLATIGNAAGSGRTEKPFLKAGNKYYKMKAKNKLWPSVGGVSMNAVDHPFGGKASHTKGRPTQAPKNAPPGRKVGKIAPKRTGKKNR; from the coding sequence ATGGGAAAAAATCTAATCCAGCAGAAAAGAGGCAAAGGCTCCCCCACTTACAGGGCTCCAAGCTTTAGGTATGCCGGTGAAGCAAGATACCCAAAAGCAGATCAGAAAGCTGAGGGCAGAATCATAGATATCGTGCATTCACAGGGCCATTCTGCCCCGTTAATGGTAGTGAAATATGGGCAGGAGTACTGCCTCAACATAGCCCCCGAGGGCATTAAGGTTGGCCAGAGCATAAGCTATGGGTCAGGCTCTGAAATAAAGGAAGGCAACTCATTAGAGCTGAATGACATACCTGAAGGAACACCCATATTCAATATAGAGTCAAGACCTGGAGACGGTGGAAAATTTGTCCGTTCATCAGGCGCTTCAGCAAGAGTCATATCCAAGACCAAAGATAAAGTTGTTGTAAGATTGCCCTCTAAAAGGCAGAAAGAGTTTTCAGCCAGGTGCCTGGCGACGATAGGCAATGCAGCTGGCTCCGGAAGGACAGAAAAGCCGTTTTTAAAAGCAGGAAACAAATATTACAAGATGAAAGCCAAGAACAAGCTCTGGCCCAGTGTTGGGGGAGTATCGATGAATGCTGTAGACCACCCTTTCGGAGGAAAAGCGTCGCACACCAAAGGCAGGCCTACCCAGGCCCCAAAAAACGCTCCTCCAGGCAGGAAAGTTGGAAAGATAGCCCCAAAAAGGACAGGCAAGAAAAACAGGTAA
- a CDS encoding 30S ribosomal protein S19, with protein sequence MTKKEFSYKGKNLQELKALTLNEVAGLLAARQRKSLKKGLKEEHKKLLKKIRKGKQNIKTHCRDMIIIPEMVGSTIRLHNGKEFITVNIQAEMIGHYLGEFALTRKSVTHSSPGVGATKSSANISVK encoded by the coding sequence ATGACAAAAAAGGAATTTTCATACAAAGGCAAAAATTTGCAGGAGCTGAAAGCATTAACCCTGAATGAGGTAGCAGGGCTTTTGGCAGCCCGACAGAGGAAATCCCTTAAGAAAGGCTTGAAGGAAGAGCATAAAAAACTGCTTAAAAAAATAAGAAAAGGAAAACAGAATATCAAGACCCATTGTAGGGACATGATAATTATCCCTGAAATGGTGGGCAGCACCATAAGGCTACATAATGGAAAAGAGTTTATAACCGTAAATATACAGGCAGAAATGATTGGCCACTATCTGGGGGAGTTCGCTCTCACAAGAAAAAGCGTAACGCATTCCTCGCCTGGTGTGGGTGCTACTAAATCATCTGCAAACATTTCCGTGAAATAA
- the rplV gene encoding 50S ribosomal protein L22 has protein sequence MAGKYSIKEYGENMARAAGRALPVSTKASVEICSNLRKKTVARSKNILKGVIALAKPIKFTRFTNGAGHKKSIGAGKYPQKAAREMLKLLEAAEANAQFRGINTSGLVIKHISAYSAGNVWRYGRHRRRKMKRTNIEIVVEEGKTGKRKGRKGKKALPEATDKKINDKQEIAAEKKPKAEKESKEKEEEKDEKSGKDAQMPVKETEKKAGDKK, from the coding sequence ATGGCTGGAAAATACTCGATAAAGGAATATGGGGAAAACATGGCTCGTGCAGCAGGAAGAGCCCTGCCTGTTTCAACCAAGGCTTCAGTTGAAATATGCAGCAATCTGAGGAAAAAGACAGTAGCAAGGTCAAAAAATATATTGAAGGGTGTTATCGCTCTTGCAAAGCCCATAAAATTTACCCGTTTCACCAATGGGGCAGGCCACAAGAAAAGCATAGGCGCGGGAAAATATCCGCAAAAAGCAGCCAGGGAAATGTTGAAACTGCTTGAAGCAGCAGAAGCTAATGCGCAGTTCAGGGGCATTAATACATCCGGCCTTGTCATCAAGCATATTTCAGCTTACTCTGCAGGCAATGTCTGGCGCTACGGCAGGCATAGGAGAAGAAAGATGAAAAGAACTAATATAGAAATAGTGGTTGAAGAAGGAAAAACAGGTAAAAGAAAAGGGAGAAAAGGAAAAAAAGCTCTGCCTGAAGCAACAGATAAAAAAATAAATGATAAGCAGGAAATAGCTGCTGAAAAAAAGCCAAAAGCTGAAAAAGAGAGCAAGGAAAAAGAAGAAGAAAAAGACGAAAAATCAGGGAAAGATGCACAAATGCCTGTAAAAGAAACAGAAAAGAAGGCAGGGGATAAGAAGTGA
- a CDS encoding 30S ribosomal protein S3 has product MIERKFMASNMREYMVEEFISGSLKGAEHSHTKLQRTPLGEKIVIYSSKPGLIVGRKGQNIKQLTRILKKKFNLENPQIEISEVQNFYLDANIVAERIVNYLEKFGTSKFKGIGHKTMSEVMNAGAMGIEILISGKIPSSRAKNWRFYQGYLKKCGDIALTGVKTAYATAKLKTGIIGVKVKIMPPGTKLPDNVELKAEKEEKIEEVKEGQKSAEAEETGKQEKESKEKEESENREK; this is encoded by the coding sequence TTGATAGAGAGAAAATTCATGGCTTCAAATATGAGGGAGTATATGGTGGAGGAATTCATATCAGGCAGTCTGAAAGGTGCAGAGCACAGCCATACAAAGCTCCAGCGTACTCCGCTAGGAGAAAAGATTGTTATTTACTCATCAAAGCCCGGTTTGATTGTGGGAAGAAAGGGTCAGAATATCAAGCAGCTCACCAGGATATTAAAGAAAAAATTCAATTTGGAAAATCCTCAGATAGAAATATCAGAAGTCCAAAATTTCTATCTGGACGCTAATATAGTGGCTGAAAGGATTGTAAACTATCTTGAAAAATTTGGCACCTCTAAATTCAAAGGCATAGGGCATAAGACAATGTCTGAAGTAATGAATGCGGGCGCTATGGGGATAGAGATACTTATCTCAGGAAAAATTCCCAGTTCAAGGGCAAAAAATTGGCGGTTTTATCAGGGCTATCTCAAGAAATGCGGAGACATAGCGCTTACTGGGGTAAAAACAGCCTATGCGACAGCCAAGCTTAAGACCGGCATAATAGGCGTTAAGGTAAAGATAATGCCTCCGGGCACAAAATTGCCTGATAACGTGGAATTGAAGGCAGAAAAAGAAGAAAAAATAGAAGAAGTAAAGGAAGGCCAAAAGTCGGCAGAAGCTGAAGAAACCGGCAAGCAGGAGAAAGAGTCAAAAGAAAAGGAAGAATCTGAAAACAGGGAAAAATAA
- the rpmC gene encoding 50S ribosomal protein L29 produces the protein MVKKKELWSMNREEMEKQLDNLKMELIKANSQVASGTAPKSPGQIRQSKKTIARILTILKNKEKTKEEKKKHE, from the coding sequence ATGGTAAAGAAAAAAGAATTATGGAGCATGAATAGGGAAGAAATGGAGAAGCAGCTGGATAACCTAAAAATGGAGTTAATCAAGGCAAACTCACAGGTGGCTTCAGGCACTGCCCCAAAAAGCCCGGGCCAGATAAGACAGTCAAAAAAAACAATAGCAAGGATACTGACCATATTAAAAAATAAAGAAAAAACTAAGGAGGAAAAGAAAAAGCATGAGTGA
- the yciH gene encoding stress response translation initiation inhibitor YciH → MSEICPKCGLPKELCVCETIAKESQEIKISLEKKKFGKPYTVIEGIDEKEIDMGDLTKKLKTKLACGGTSKDGKIELQGNHIQKVKKILLDIGFSPDTIVIR, encoded by the coding sequence ATGAGTGAAATTTGTCCTAAATGCGGCTTGCCCAAAGAGCTTTGTGTTTGTGAAACAATAGCCAAAGAAAGCCAGGAAATAAAAATTTCCCTTGAAAAGAAGAAATTTGGGAAACCATATACAGTGATAGAAGGCATCGACGAAAAAGAGATAGACATGGGCGATTTGACGAAAAAACTCAAGACAAAGCTCGCCTGCGGCGGCACGTCAAAAGACGGAAAGATCGAGCTGCAGGGAAACCATATCCAAAAAGTGAAAAAAATACTGTTGGATATCGGATTCAGCCCCGACACAATAGTTATCAGGTAA
- a CDS encoding 30S ribosomal protein S17, whose translation MKAKNIGFKVNPPKKRCSDTKCPFHGSLKVRGRIFTGTIIASRMHKTANVEWARKINLPKYERFAKKRTRIKAHNPDCIKADQGDIVRIMECRPLSKTVNFVIIENLGKEKGFAQRMESLEESKAGFRPEEEQERKPEIKENKEQE comes from the coding sequence ATGAAAGCAAAAAATATAGGATTTAAGGTAAACCCCCCTAAGAAAAGGTGCAGCGATACAAAATGTCCTTTTCATGGGAGCTTGAAAGTAAGGGGAAGAATATTCACCGGGACGATAATAGCCTCAAGGATGCATAAGACAGCAAATGTAGAATGGGCCAGGAAGATTAATCTTCCCAAATATGAAAGGTTTGCCAAAAAAAGGACCAGAATAAAGGCGCACAACCCCGACTGTATAAAAGCAGACCAGGGCGACATAGTCAGGATAATGGAATGCAGGCCGCTGAGCAAAACTGTAAATTTCGTCATCATCGAGAATCTAGGAAAGGAGAAAGGGTTTGCCCAAAGAATGGAATCTTTAGAAGAATCCAAGGCAGGCTTCAGGCCTGAAGAAGAGCAGGAAAGAAAGCCGGAAATAAAAGAAAATAAGGAGCAGGAATGA
- a CDS encoding 50S ribosomal protein L14 has translation MKSILANITQGLNFGAEIPTCDNSGAKVIKIFGKKGSKTVKGKMGSAGVGDMVLASVIKGRPDMRKQTVLAIIVRQKKEYRRKDGTRIKFQDNAAVIVKDEKGNPKGTILKGAIAKEAAARWGNLAKIAKIVV, from the coding sequence ATGAAATCAATACTCGCAAATATAACACAGGGATTAAACTTCGGTGCAGAAATCCCTACTTGTGACAATTCAGGGGCTAAAGTAATCAAGATATTCGGAAAAAAAGGCTCTAAAACAGTTAAAGGAAAAATGGGCTCTGCAGGTGTAGGTGATATGGTCCTTGCATCTGTCATAAAAGGCAGGCCAGACATGAGAAAGCAGACAGTATTGGCAATCATAGTAAGGCAAAAAAAAGAGTATAGGAGAAAAGACGGCACAAGGATAAAGTTTCAGGATAACGCAGCAGTGATTGTCAAAGACGAAAAAGGAAATCCAAAAGGTACAATACTAAAAGGAGCTATAGCCAAAGAAGCCGCTGCGCGCTGGGGCAATCTCGCAAAAATCGCAAAAATCGTGGTATAA
- a CDS encoding 50S ribosomal protein L24 — MKSWSNYWKSSRNPGKQRKYRLNAPLHIKRKMCSSHISRELKQKYSTRSMPVILGDKVKVVRGQFKNRTGKVEKIDLKKNRIIVSGIEIEKKDGSKTKYPINSSNLVITELNLEDKKRNAILERKKKK; from the coding sequence ATGAAAAGCTGGTCAAATTACTGGAAGTCAAGCAGGAATCCGGGAAAACAAAGAAAATACAGACTCAACGCTCCGTTGCACATAAAAAGAAAAATGTGCTCATCCCATATCTCCAGGGAACTGAAGCAGAAATACAGCACCAGAAGTATGCCTGTGATTTTAGGTGATAAAGTAAAGGTTGTAAGGGGGCAGTTCAAGAACCGAACCGGCAAAGTTGAGAAAATAGACCTGAAAAAAAACAGGATTATAGTATCAGGCATCGAAATAGAAAAAAAAGACGGCTCAAAAACAAAATATCCTATAAATAGCTCAAACCTTGTAATAACTGAATTGAATTTAGAAGATAAAAAAAGAAATGCTATACTTGAAAGAAAGAAAAAAAAGTGA
- a CDS encoding 30S ribosomal protein S4e — protein sequence MLYLKERKKSDNMVKNHLKTITAPKTWPVKRKGTKFLLRPNCGPHRMKDAVSLNFLLINMLEITKTKKESKYLLHKKQVEINGKRRKDIAFPVGIFDVLHIRDIDKSFRIKIDSRGKLGADEIDKKEAGLKPYKIAGKSLSGKKIQLNFLDGSNMLVDKDNYKVGDSLVIAFKDSSIKEHIALKKGNLIFLTAGRHRGSTGKIEDIIGKKIIYRINKEIHETSKDYAFAIGKDKPVIKID from the coding sequence ATGCTATACTTGAAAGAAAGAAAAAAAAGTGATAATATGGTAAAAAATCATTTGAAGACAATTACGGCCCCGAAAACTTGGCCTGTAAAAAGGAAAGGGACAAAATTCCTGCTTAGGCCGAATTGCGGCCCGCATAGGATGAAGGATGCTGTTTCATTAAACTTTTTATTAATCAACATGCTGGAAATAACCAAGACAAAAAAAGAAAGCAAGTATCTTCTCCATAAAAAACAGGTTGAAATAAACGGAAAAAGGCGGAAGGATATAGCTTTTCCTGTAGGCATCTTTGACGTATTGCATATAAGGGACATTGATAAGAGCTTCAGGATAAAAATAGACAGCAGGGGAAAGCTGGGGGCAGACGAGATAGATAAGAAAGAAGCAGGGCTGAAGCCGTATAAGATAGCAGGCAAGTCTCTGTCAGGAAAGAAAATCCAGCTGAATTTCTTGGACGGCTCTAATATGCTGGTTGATAAGGATAACTACAAAGTGGGAGACTCCTTAGTGATTGCATTCAAAGATAGCAGCATAAAGGAGCATATAGCTCTTAAAAAGGGAAATCTGATATTTTTAACAGCAGGAAGGCATCGCGGAAGCACAGGAAAAATAGAAGATATCATAGGCAAAAAGATTATTTACAGGATTAATAAAGAAATACATGAGACTTCAAAAGATTATGCTTTTGCTATAGGAAAAGATAAGCCTGTGATTAAGATTGATTGA
- a CDS encoding 50S ribosomal protein L5 has product MNPMKKIKIEKITLNIGGGKDQNKLEKGIRLLKNITGIEPVKTVTQKRIAAWGLRPGLPIGCKLTLRKSAALELLKKLLEAKDFALKEAQFDNSGNIAFGIHEYIDIPGIKYDPKIGIMGLQVCVTLERPGFRVKRRAYRRAKISKKHSISRREAVEFMKNNFKVKIGEPA; this is encoded by the coding sequence ATGAACCCAATGAAAAAAATAAAGATAGAAAAGATAACATTGAACATCGGTGGAGGTAAAGATCAGAATAAGCTGGAAAAGGGAATCCGCTTATTGAAGAACATTACAGGTATAGAGCCCGTAAAAACAGTCACTCAAAAAAGGATAGCTGCATGGGGCTTGAGACCCGGCCTGCCCATAGGGTGTAAGCTCACCTTAAGAAAAAGCGCCGCTCTTGAATTGTTGAAAAAGCTTCTCGAGGCAAAAGACTTCGCATTGAAAGAGGCCCAATTTGATAATTCAGGAAATATTGCATTTGGCATACATGAATACATAGACATACCCGGCATAAAGTACGATCCCAAGATAGGGATAATGGGGCTACAGGTATGCGTCACTCTCGAAAGGCCCGGTTTCAGGGTAAAAAGGAGGGCCTACAGAAGGGCAAAAATATCTAAAAAGCATTCCATAAGCAGGCGGGAGGCAGTGGAATTCATGAAAAATAACTTTAAGGTAAAAATTGGTGAACCAGCATGA
- a CDS encoding 30S ribosomal protein S14 has translation MSYSNYKKVFKQLRSKPVKLKKYIKHNAPLERSCGRALKKCQRCGRIRGHIDKYGLNLCRQCFREIASKIGFKKFS, from the coding sequence ATGAGCTATAGTAATTATAAAAAAGTTTTCAAGCAGTTAAGGTCCAAGCCTGTCAAATTAAAGAAATATATAAAGCACAATGCTCCCCTAGAAAGGTCTTGCGGAAGGGCTTTGAAAAAATGCCAGAGATGCGGCAGGATAAGGGGCCACATAGATAAGTACGGTCTCAACTTATGCAGGCAATGTTTCAGGGAAATCGCATCAAAAATAGGGTTTAAGAAGTTTTCATAG
- a CDS encoding 30S ribosomal protein S8 codes for MVMNDILASALTKIKQYEKLGRSVCIISPVSGLVAGILGILKKFGYIEGYEKVKEGNKLSFHVKLNGNINKCGVIKPRYSIKKDDFERFEKRYLPSKDMGIMVVTTVNGIMEHNAAKKKQLGGRLIAYCY; via the coding sequence ATGGTCATGAATGATATACTCGCAAGCGCATTAACTAAAATAAAGCAGTATGAAAAATTAGGCAGGTCGGTTTGTATCATCAGTCCGGTATCTGGTTTGGTTGCTGGTATACTTGGCATCCTAAAAAAATTCGGCTACATAGAAGGATATGAAAAAGTGAAAGAAGGCAATAAGCTGTCTTTCCATGTGAAGCTGAACGGAAATATCAACAAATGCGGTGTTATAAAGCCAAGGTATTCAATTAAAAAAGATGATTTCGAAAGGTTTGAGAAAAGATATTTGCCGTCTAAGGATATGGGAATAATGGTAGTAACCACTGTAAATGGCATAATGGAGCACAACGCAGCCAAGAAAAAGCAGTTAGGAGGAAGGCTTATTGCTTACTGTTATTGA
- a CDS encoding 50S ribosomal protein L6 yields MKKKEKGLQGFKTEIGIPEKVGARLDNNNIIFKGGKGENSLDLSNPGFNVVIRDKKIMLHSLKNSKREKKIINTYVAHIKNCIKGVREGHRYELKICSSHFPMNVSVNNGQLIIKNFIGEKFPRTLSIKEGVSIKVDGDKITLESVDKSLAGTAASDIEKLTKRPNFDTRIFQDGIYITNKDGKKIK; encoded by the coding sequence ATGAAAAAGAAAGAGAAAGGGCTTCAGGGATTTAAGACAGAAATAGGCATACCAGAAAAAGTAGGGGCAAGGCTCGATAATAATAATATTATTTTCAAAGGAGGCAAAGGTGAAAATTCGCTTGATTTGTCAAATCCCGGATTTAATGTTGTAATAAGGGATAAAAAGATAATGCTTCATTCACTCAAAAACAGCAAAAGAGAGAAAAAAATCATCAACACCTATGTCGCGCACATAAAAAATTGTATAAAAGGTGTCAGAGAAGGCCATAGGTACGAGCTAAAAATATGCTCAAGCCACTTCCCTATGAATGTTTCGGTAAACAATGGCCAGCTGATAATAAAAAATTTTATAGGCGAGAAATTTCCCAGGACACTCAGCATAAAAGAGGGAGTCAGCATAAAAGTGGACGGCGACAAAATAACTTTGGAAAGTGTGGACAAATCCCTTGCTGGCACGGCGGCATCAGATATAGAGAAGCTGACCAAAAGGCCAAATTTTGATACAAGGATATTTCAGGACGGGATATATATAACAAACAAGGACGGGAAAAAAATAAAATGA
- a CDS encoding 50S ribosomal protein L32e codes for MSLLSKRKEIKKKKPDFIMQDAHKKARLKKKWRKPRGIDSKIRLNLKGYRKSVEPGYGSPKEVRHLHNSGLEPLIVYGMGDIKNIDKEKQGIVLSKKLGNKKRIEMVKKAKELSIRVLNIKDSDAYIKKVENAIKAKKTKREQKKKKAEGKGKKSKKEKGLSEKVKNEEEKAGAEKREKDKLLTKKDI; via the coding sequence ATGAGTCTTTTAAGCAAAAGAAAAGAGATAAAGAAAAAAAAGCCTGATTTCATTATGCAGGATGCCCACAAAAAAGCCAGGCTGAAGAAAAAATGGAGAAAACCCCGCGGAATAGACTCAAAAATAAGGCTTAACCTGAAAGGCTACAGAAAAAGCGTAGAGCCCGGTTACGGCTCCCCGAAAGAGGTCAGGCATCTTCATAACAGCGGGCTTGAGCCATTAATTGTATATGGCATGGGCGATATCAAAAATATAGATAAGGAAAAGCAGGGTATAGTCCTAAGCAAAAAGCTGGGAAACAAAAAAAGAATAGAGATGGTCAAGAAAGCAAAGGAGCTGTCAATAAGGGTATTGAATATAAAAGACAGCGATGCATATATTAAAAAAGTGGAAAATGCGATTAAGGCGAAAAAAACTAAGAGAGAGCAGAAGAAGAAAAAGGCAGAAGGAAAGGGGAAGAAGAGTAAGAAGGAAAAAGGCCTTTCAGAAAAGGTAAAAAACGAAGAAGAAAAAGCTGGGGCAGAGAAGAGGGAGAAAGATAAGTTATTAACTAAAAAGGATATTTGA